Proteins from one Cicer arietinum cultivar CDC Frontier isolate Library 1 chromosome 3, Cicar.CDCFrontier_v2.0, whole genome shotgun sequence genomic window:
- the LOC101495302 gene encoding tropinone reductase homolog At5g06060-like: MAETKLSSFKDQRWSLQGMTALVTGGTRGIGHAIVEELAEFGASVHICARNQDDINKCLEEWKDKGFRVTGSTCDLLFCDQRQKLMETVASVFNGKLNILVNNAGIFIPKNIIKYTDEDITTIMDTNFVSGYHLCQLAYPLLKASGYGSIVFISSISGLKALPLCSIYGASKGAMNQLTKNLALEWSKDNIRANAVAPGPVKTLLLDNAMKSAEVVNAIGDIVSQTPINRVGEPKDVSGLVAFLCLPVASHITGQIIAADGGFTN; encoded by the exons ATGGCAGAAACAAAGTTGAGCAGCTTCAAAGATCAAAGATGGTCGCTACAAGGAATGACAGCTCTAGTTACGGGTGGAACCCGAGGCATTGG TCATGCAATAGTGGAGGAGTTAGCGGAATTTGGGGCAAGTGTGCATATATGTGCACGAAATCAAGATGATATTAATAAATGTTTGGAAGAGTGGAAAGACAAAGGATTTCGCGTGACAGGGTCAACTTGTGATTTACTATTCTGTGACCAACGTCAAAAATTAATGGAAACCGTTGCTTCCGTCTTCAATGGAAAACTCAATATTCTA GTAAACAATGCTGGAATATTTATTCCTAAGAACATCATAAAATATACCGATGAAGATATAACAACTATAATGGATACCAATTTTGTGTCTGGTTACCATCTCTGCCAACTTGCATACCCACTTTTAAAAGCATCTGGATATGGAAGCATAGTATTCATATCCTCTATTTCAGGTCTGAAAGCCTTGCCTCTTTGTTCTATCTATGGAGCCTCTAAAG gagCCATGAATCAGTTAACCAAGAACTTGGCATTGGAATGGTCAAAGGATAATATTCGTGCTAATGCTGTGGCACCTGGACCTGTGAAGACCTTACTTTTGGACAACGCAATG AAATCTGCCGAAGTGGTTAATGCTATAGGGGATATAGTGTCACAAACACCCATTAATCGTGTGGGAGAACctaaagatgtatcaggattggTTGCTTTTCTTTGTCTTCCAGTTGCCTCGCACATCACTGGACAAATTATAGCTGCAGATGGAGGTTTCACTAATTAA